From the genome of Staphylococcus haemolyticus, one region includes:
- a CDS encoding CapA family protein, giving the protein MKKKKRLSASEWLLKQSKRHKRFNFSYTLIVLIVALVLLVFAIRAVKVEPVEAMPSSGNDYIRSTYLGNITLNKHFRQMDLNDVFKGLKQPLQQSDFSTASLLVSHFSNDPKTNIKKNIENIMFLKKENVKSVNLINNTIDNVQAQDLSKQVEAQTDYNFMTGNGSNPINSKTVQQTVKGKKIANVSFTDVGSNYEDPLKNTTSISLDPKIFVPLIKNLKENNDLVVVNVDWGITNERSVTDRQKEYAHALVKSGADVIIGHNSVVQKVEKYKNASIFYSLGILTSDSFLSKNQKGMVVQHDWNGQHNKFSITPVRGADGKITKDNMNKMEAQRYYNNINDKSIHLKEENGGYTFEY; this is encoded by the coding sequence ATGAAAAAGAAAAAACGGTTATCAGCGAGCGAATGGTTACTTAAGCAATCGAAACGTCACAAACGTTTCAATTTTAGCTATACACTTATCGTATTAATTGTGGCACTTGTACTTCTAGTATTCGCTATTAGAGCTGTAAAAGTTGAGCCAGTCGAGGCAATGCCAAGCTCAGGTAATGATTATATTCGTAGTACATATTTAGGTAATATCACGTTAAATAAACATTTTCGACAAATGGATCTTAACGACGTGTTTAAAGGGTTAAAGCAACCACTTCAACAAAGTGACTTTTCAACTGCTTCACTTCTAGTGAGCCATTTCTCAAACGATCCAAAAACGAACATTAAGAAGAATATTGAGAATATTATGTTCTTGAAAAAAGAAAATGTTAAAAGTGTCAATTTAATTAATAATACGATTGATAACGTGCAAGCCCAAGATTTAAGTAAACAAGTGGAAGCACAAACGGATTATAACTTTATGACTGGTAATGGTTCTAACCCAATTAATAGTAAGACGGTGCAACAAACGGTTAAAGGTAAAAAAATAGCTAACGTGTCATTCACTGACGTAGGTTCAAACTATGAAGATCCACTTAAAAATACAACATCTATTAGTTTAGACCCAAAAATATTTGTTCCATTAATCAAAAACTTAAAAGAAAATAACGATTTAGTTGTCGTAAACGTGGATTGGGGTATTACCAATGAACGTAGTGTGACGGATCGTCAAAAAGAATACGCACATGCGCTAGTGAAATCCGGTGCAGATGTAATCATTGGTCATAACTCAGTTGTCCAAAAAGTTGAAAAATATAAAAATGCAAGTATCTTCTATAGTTTAGGTATTTTAACATCAGATTCATTCTTATCTAAAAACCAAAAAGGTATGGTAGTTCAGCACGATTGGAATGGGCAGCATAATAAATTTAGCATTACACCTGTACGTGGTGCAGATGGCAAAATAACGAAAGACAACATGAATAAGATGGAGGCACAACGTTATTACAATAATATAAATGATAAATCAATTCACCTTAAAGAGGAGAATGGAGGATATACCTTTGAATATTAA
- the pgsC gene encoding poly-gamma-glutamate biosynthesis protein PgsC, whose product MIGSELYFSLFVGIVLSLIFAEKFGINPAGLVVPGYLALIFDQPIMLLSVLVISCLTFFIVTYGISRWVILYGRRKFAAMILTGMVLKFLFDLIYPLTPFEMVEVSGIGVVIPGIIANTIQKQGVVITLSTTMLLTCITYVILFLYSFIN is encoded by the coding sequence ATGATAGGTTCAGAATTATACTTCTCCCTATTTGTCGGTATTGTATTAAGTTTAATATTTGCCGAGAAATTTGGGATTAATCCAGCAGGACTCGTTGTACCGGGTTATTTAGCACTTATATTCGATCAACCCATCATGTTGTTATCTGTGTTAGTCATTAGTTGTTTAACATTTTTCATAGTTACATATGGTATTAGTAGATGGGTTATTTTGTACGGAAGAAGAAAATTTGCGGCGATGATTTTAACTGGGATGGTACTTAAATTCCTGTTTGACTTGATTTATCCATTGACGCCATTTGAAATGGTTGAAGTGTCTGGTATTGGTGTCGTTATTCCTGGAATCATTGCGAATACAATTCAAAAGCAAGGTGTCGTGATTACGTTATCAACAACGATGTTACTTACATGTATCACTTATGTCATCTTATTCTTATATAGCTTTATTAATTAA
- a CDS encoding AraC family ligand binding domain-containing protein: MYVTNGVIKVKLAENTLEIHEGEGLFINSNVVHEIRDANEGARLYCWNIGLPNVTEYINFTYVSRIVDQAQSIPFIKLIPKGEENVSLLRRIERVGHIYLSQRDYYQLQILSEFYQCLNHLLNIFD, from the coding sequence ATGTATGTCACAAACGGTGTGATTAAGGTAAAGTTAGCAGAAAATACATTGGAGATACATGAAGGGGAAGGATTATTTATTAATTCAAACGTTGTACATGAAATTCGTGACGCGAATGAAGGCGCGCGTCTCTATTGCTGGAACATTGGGTTGCCCAATGTCACGGAATATATCAATTTTACTTATGTTAGTCGAATTGTTGATCAAGCACAGTCCATTCCATTTATTAAATTAATACCAAAAGGTGAAGAAAATGTAAGTTTGTTACGGCGTATTGAGAGAGTAGGACATATTTACTTATCGCAAAGAGATTATTATCAACTGCAAATTCTTAGCGAATTTTATCAATGTCTAAATCATCTTTTAAATATTTTTGATTAA
- a CDS encoding PTS sugar transporter subunit IIC — protein MNIILGVGTLVLVLIVMTLFLNFAPYGKQGLQALSGAACATFLPQAFLSYAIGGVFHIEFLQTIGDLAGSLAGVAVGILTGLKMGISPVFAVIIGLVLHDFKLLPAFIAAYIISFGIKFIEKKVPEGLDLIAVILIAPALVFGLATVISPGVMAVLTQIGGAVTSVGDSNPYALAIILGLVIPVTGMTPLSSMVLTSLLGLTGIPMAIGALTCTGSSFVNYVLFSRLNIGGSKSKAFAVFVEPLTQIDLIAKYPLQLYGTNAIIGVVNACIVTFSGLVIGVKGMATPIAGAIVLFGFNDATKSIITIIVVAVVSVVLAFIFSTLIKKFNLMNMSIKLPSKQKQPKESV, from the coding sequence ATGAATATCATTTTAGGAGTAGGAACACTCGTATTAGTGCTTATCGTTATGACGCTATTCTTAAACTTTGCGCCATATGGTAAACAAGGACTACAAGCTTTATCAGGAGCTGCTTGTGCAACTTTCTTACCACAAGCATTTCTAAGTTACGCTATTGGTGGCGTATTCCATATCGAGTTTTTACAAACAATAGGAGATTTGGCAGGAAGCCTTGCAGGTGTTGCAGTAGGTATCTTAACTGGCTTGAAAATGGGCATCTCACCTGTTTTTGCAGTAATTATAGGACTAGTATTACATGACTTTAAATTATTACCAGCATTTATAGCAGCGTATATTATTTCATTCGGTATTAAATTTATCGAGAAAAAAGTTCCAGAAGGGTTGGACTTAATTGCTGTGATTTTAATTGCTCCAGCACTTGTATTTGGCTTAGCTACAGTTATTAGCCCAGGGGTTATGGCTGTATTAACTCAAATCGGTGGTGCAGTTACATCAGTAGGAGACAGCAATCCATACGCATTAGCAATTATTTTAGGATTAGTAATTCCAGTAACGGGTATGACACCACTAAGTTCAATGGTATTAACTAGCTTATTAGGACTAACTGGTATACCAATGGCTATCGGTGCTTTAACATGTACTGGTTCATCATTTGTTAACTATGTATTATTTAGCAGACTTAATATTGGCGGAAGTAAATCAAAAGCATTCGCAGTATTTGTTGAACCATTAACACAAATCGATTTAATCGCAAAATACCCTCTACAATTATATGGTACGAACGCAATTATCGGTGTTGTAAACGCTTGTATCGTTACATTTAGTGGACTCGTAATCGGTGTTAAAGGTATGGCAACACCAATTGCAGGTGCAATCGTCTTATTCGGATTTAACGATGCTACAAAATCAATTATTACAATCATCGTCGTTGCAGTAGTAAGTGTGGTATTAGCATTTATCTTCAGTACGTTAATTAAAAAATTCAACCTAATGAATATGAGTATAAAATTGCCTAGTAAACAGAAACAACCTAAGGAGAGTGTTTAA
- a CDS encoding thioredoxin family protein: MAKHLSNMEAFHQIINNNQLVVVHVMRDHCSVCHAVLPQIEDIVASYPNVKLAVINQSDVEVIAGELSIFTVPVDLIFMNGKEMHRQARFIDMQRFEHQLKLMYDSCFET; encoded by the coding sequence ATGGCAAAGCATTTGAGTAATATGGAAGCATTCCATCAAATTATTAATAATAATCAGTTAGTAGTAGTCCACGTAATGCGGGATCATTGTTCAGTGTGCCATGCAGTGTTGCCTCAAATTGAAGATATTGTGGCATCCTATCCTAATGTTAAACTCGCTGTTATAAATCAATCAGATGTCGAAGTCATTGCAGGTGAATTATCGATATTTACTGTACCCGTTGATTTAATCTTTATGAATGGTAAAGAAATGCATCGTCAAGCACGATTTATAGATATGCAACGCTTCGAACATCAATTGAAACTAATGTATGATAGTTGCTTTGAAACATAA
- the pgsB gene encoding poly-gamma-glutamate synthase PgsB, whose protein sequence is MILIIICIALILWLGIKEKNRHTNRLNKIPIRININGIRGKSTITRMIYSVLREDHYHVIGKTTGTDARMLYWFTDKEYPVIRKPQGANIGEQRDIVRKVVKQKADSLVNECMAVNPDYQITFQKDLVKANIGVIVNVMEDHMDVLGPTLQDVAQAFTATIPYKGTLVVMKDDYTKFFAKEAKKRKTKLIVVDKDEVPESYLRKFPYLVFPDNVAIALGVAEAVGVDKETALRGMVNAPPDPGAVEIKYFNANRTRNVFVNAFAANEPQSTKAILNKVESYNYPYTKKVVILNCRSDRVDRTRQFVENFIDDVDFDTLICTGKSTQMVTDLMQHLPDKKYLNFENREFPEIEKAILQESQNALIFCVGNIHGPGGRIAEFIEGIE, encoded by the coding sequence GTGATTCTCATTATAATTTGTATCGCATTGATTTTATGGCTTGGTATTAAAGAGAAGAATCGCCATACTAATCGACTCAATAAGATTCCAATTAGAATCAACATTAATGGTATTCGTGGTAAATCAACGATTACGAGAATGATTTATAGCGTTTTAAGAGAAGACCATTACCATGTTATTGGTAAAACCACAGGAACAGATGCTCGAATGTTGTATTGGTTTACTGACAAGGAATACCCCGTTATTAGAAAACCACAAGGCGCGAATATTGGTGAACAACGTGACATTGTGCGCAAAGTTGTTAAACAAAAAGCTGACTCTTTAGTTAATGAATGTATGGCAGTTAATCCAGACTATCAAATTACTTTTCAAAAAGATTTAGTTAAAGCCAATATAGGCGTTATCGTCAATGTCATGGAAGACCATATGGACGTGCTTGGACCTACACTTCAAGATGTTGCTCAAGCGTTTACTGCAACAATTCCTTACAAAGGGACTTTAGTTGTTATGAAAGACGACTATACGAAATTCTTCGCAAAAGAAGCTAAGAAACGTAAAACAAAGTTAATTGTCGTAGATAAAGATGAAGTTCCAGAATCATATTTAAGAAAGTTTCCATATCTTGTCTTCCCAGATAATGTTGCTATTGCATTAGGCGTTGCAGAAGCTGTTGGCGTTGATAAGGAAACTGCATTGAGAGGTATGGTAAATGCACCACCTGATCCTGGTGCGGTTGAAATCAAATATTTTAATGCAAATCGCACACGAAATGTATTTGTTAATGCATTTGCTGCTAATGAACCTCAATCGACAAAAGCTATTTTAAATAAAGTTGAATCTTATAACTATCCATATACGAAAAAAGTAGTGATTTTAAATTGTCGTTCAGATAGGGTAGATAGAACGCGTCAATTTGTTGAAAACTTTATTGATGATGTAGACTTTGACACACTCATTTGTACAGGTAAAAGTACACAAATGGTGACAGACTTAATGCAACACTTACCTGATAAAAAATATCTTAATTTTGAAAACCGTGAGTTCCCAGAAATTGAGAAAGCCATTTTGCAAGAATCACAAAACGCACTCATATTCTGTGTAGGAAATATTCATGGTCCAGGTGGTAGAATAGCAGAATTTATAGAAGGGATAGAATAA
- the xylB gene encoding xylulokinase translates to MEDVVLGIDLGTSAVKIIAVNRQGEVIASTSEPLTLIQDRAGYSEQDPEEWFEAVKKGIKYINEVPEMANYTVKGISFSGQMHGLVPLNSEHKPIRHAILWNDTRNSEQCAQIKEVYGERLNGNPILEGFTLPKMLWMKQNEPSLWEQVSVFVLPKDYVRYCLTGHIYMEYSDAASTLLLSPKTHDWTRDVGERLGIGDIYPPLVRSTEEVGVVRSELEQELGFKAPVKVYAGGGDNACGAIGAGIINGNDTLCSIGTSGVVLNVESEGYHEYKNNIHFFDHSVPQTFYAMGVTLAAGYSLNWLKQTFFEHESFEDIVQQASTSTIGSNHLLFAPYLAGERTPHGDAFIRGSFIGISGSHNKADFARAVLEGITFSLYDSIQLMREAGKEITHITSIGGGAKSSFWLQMQADIFNATIRKLKHEEGPSMGAAMIAAYGLKWFESFDECVDKFIDIAQTFEPDAKRHTQYEAYYKVYKDIYRQTHQLTEALLKIED, encoded by the coding sequence ATGGAAGATGTAGTATTAGGAATAGACTTAGGTACGAGTGCAGTTAAAATTATAGCTGTTAATCGACAAGGAGAAGTAATTGCATCAACGAGTGAACCTTTAACGTTGATACAAGATCGTGCCGGTTATAGTGAGCAAGATCCTGAAGAATGGTTTGAAGCGGTTAAGAAAGGTATTAAATATATTAATGAAGTGCCTGAAATGGCGAATTATACTGTCAAAGGGATATCGTTCTCAGGACAAATGCACGGTTTAGTGCCATTGAATAGCGAACACAAACCTATACGACATGCCATTCTATGGAATGATACCCGTAACTCTGAACAATGTGCGCAAATCAAAGAAGTATATGGTGAAAGATTGAATGGCAATCCTATTCTTGAAGGATTCACACTTCCAAAAATGCTTTGGATGAAACAAAATGAGCCATCACTTTGGGAACAAGTAAGTGTCTTCGTATTGCCTAAGGATTACGTACGCTATTGTTTAACAGGTCATATTTACATGGAATATTCTGATGCAGCCAGTACATTACTATTAAGTCCAAAAACACATGATTGGACTAGAGATGTAGGTGAACGATTAGGCATCGGAGATATTTATCCACCTTTAGTACGTTCAACAGAGGAAGTTGGAGTAGTACGTTCAGAATTAGAACAAGAGCTTGGTTTCAAAGCTCCTGTGAAGGTTTATGCTGGTGGTGGAGATAACGCATGTGGTGCTATTGGTGCAGGAATCATTAATGGTAACGATACGCTTTGTAGTATCGGGACATCAGGTGTTGTACTCAATGTTGAAAGCGAAGGCTACCATGAATACAAGAACAACATACATTTCTTTGATCATAGCGTTCCACAAACATTCTATGCTATGGGAGTAACCTTAGCAGCAGGTTACAGTTTAAATTGGCTTAAACAAACGTTCTTTGAACATGAGAGCTTTGAGGATATCGTTCAACAAGCAAGTACCTCAACAATTGGTTCTAATCACTTATTATTCGCACCTTATTTAGCAGGCGAACGGACGCCACATGGAGATGCATTTATAAGAGGAAGCTTTATTGGTATTAGTGGTAGCCATAATAAGGCGGATTTTGCTAGAGCAGTATTAGAGGGTATTACCTTCTCGTTATATGACTCTATACAATTAATGCGAGAAGCTGGTAAAGAGATTACGCATATTACTTCTATTGGTGGCGGTGCGAAAAGTTCATTTTGGTTGCAGATGCAAGCAGATATCTTTAATGCTACAATAAGAAAGTTAAAACACGAAGAAGGGCCTAGTATGGGCGCTGCGATGATTGCAGCATATGGACTGAAATGGTTCGAAAGTTTCGATGAATGTGTAGATAAGTTTATAGATATTGCTCAAACATTTGAACCAGACGCTAAAAGACACACACAATATGAAGCATATTATAAAGTATATAAAGATATTTACCGTCAAACACATCAATTAACTGAAGCATTACTAAAAATTGAAGATTAA
- a CDS encoding alpha/beta hydrolase fold domain-containing protein, which yields MKKSMITVATSAILGTLAFIKVKEKRSYKSFITEKYIRMSGMKKTFENEADAKKALEETKEITAGKYGGTSYEFKHDVRTKSWNGCVTYIVNDQRNHQQKVVLYIHGGAWFQDPLDNHFNFIDELAGQLDAKVIMPIYPKVPHRDYRTTFELLKLIYDKQAAKVESSEQLIVMGDSAGGQIALSFAEYLKAETTLPQPGHIVMLSPVLDGTLSNPDAKTYERIDPMLGIEGSKYFIKLWAGQLPIEDYRISPINGDLEGLGRLSIFIGTKETLYPDALKLSQMLNDKGIEHDFMPGYNLFHIYPIFPLPERQKFFTQLKSIIL from the coding sequence ATGAAAAAAAGTATGATAACCGTAGCAACATCTGCGATATTAGGAACATTAGCATTTATTAAAGTTAAAGAGAAACGCAGTTACAAAAGTTTTATAACTGAAAAATATATACGTATGTCTGGCATGAAAAAAACGTTTGAAAATGAAGCGGACGCGAAAAAAGCATTGGAAGAAACGAAAGAAATTACAGCTGGAAAGTATGGCGGCACTAGTTATGAATTTAAACATGACGTTCGAACAAAAAGTTGGAATGGGTGTGTCACATATATTGTGAATGACCAACGTAATCATCAACAAAAAGTTGTTTTATATATTCATGGTGGTGCATGGTTCCAAGATCCACTAGATAATCATTTTAATTTTATAGATGAACTCGCAGGACAACTTGATGCGAAGGTCATTATGCCAATTTATCCTAAAGTACCTCATCGTGATTATCGTACGACATTCGAATTATTAAAACTTATTTATGATAAACAAGCTGCCAAAGTTGAAAGTAGTGAACAGCTTATTGTGATGGGAGATTCTGCAGGGGGACAAATTGCATTGTCATTTGCCGAATATTTAAAAGCAGAAACTACACTTCCACAACCGGGACATATTGTAATGCTATCTCCAGTGTTAGATGGTACGTTAAGCAATCCAGATGCTAAAACGTATGAACGCATTGATCCAATGTTAGGTATAGAAGGTAGTAAATACTTTATAAAATTATGGGCTGGCCAACTACCTATTGAGGACTATAGAATATCGCCGATTAACGGTGACTTAGAAGGATTAGGTCGATTATCCATTTTTATTGGTACTAAGGAAACGTTATACCCTGACGCTTTAAAATTATCCCAAATGCTTAATGATAAAGGTATTGAACATGATTTTATGCCAGGATATAATTTATTCCACATTTATCCTATCTTCCCATTACCAGAAAGACAGAAATTCTTTACACAACTAAAATCAATTATTCTATAA
- a CDS encoding gamma-glutamyltransferase, whose translation MNIYNKVTLSVILVITILISFVFYYFNKEDRPDKDTLFENKIADHKSSGSNKKYGVASNNAIATRVGNKIIEDGGNAVDAAMGVSYALAVTEPHSSGLGGGGATLTYNGNEGEEPKVYEYKTLSSYNYKKGDEIGTPGFVQGIHDMHQREGKMDEKKIFSYIVPLAEDGFEVDSELERSLKIYGSDIDRNSPFFKGKRTVREGDVVKQPALAKTLKGIRDKGPKYFYKDIAKSVSKQVDSELIEKDFSTFKTEEKKPVSTKYLNNTIYSASNPLGGVLMLQGLKIDESANSNNDRTDYINGIIKSRDVMYRNRDIVNGQEANNDSHLSENYLLDNLNNVNSGGNEMNSDFDTSLDTTSTTHFVVIDKNGKLASTTNTLSSFFGSGKFVKQGFYMNNSLTNFSSDPNSPNYGGKHKAPRSYTSPSIVVGPDFYMGIGTPGGNKIPTILNEVLIDYLRGDGTLQESIDKPRFYNDGGTVYYENATSDEDINTFKSMGYGVKEKRNDANFGSVQGAIYNKNDQTVEIGQDVGNR comes from the coding sequence ATGAATATTTATAATAAAGTGACATTATCAGTCATTTTAGTTATCACCATTTTAATATCATTCGTCTTTTACTACTTTAATAAAGAAGACAGACCTGATAAAGATACATTATTCGAAAATAAAATTGCAGATCATAAATCATCTGGCAGTAATAAAAAATATGGCGTAGCATCTAATAATGCGATTGCAACGCGTGTCGGTAATAAAATTATTGAAGATGGTGGTAATGCAGTAGACGCAGCTATGGGTGTTTCTTATGCATTAGCGGTAACAGAGCCACATTCTTCAGGTTTAGGTGGCGGTGGTGCCACGCTTACATATAATGGTAACGAAGGCGAAGAACCAAAGGTGTACGAATATAAAACGCTATCTTCTTATAATTATAAGAAAGGCGATGAAATTGGTACACCTGGATTTGTGCAAGGTATACATGATATGCATCAACGAGAAGGTAAAATGGATGAGAAGAAAATTTTTAGTTACATCGTACCATTAGCCGAAGATGGCTTCGAAGTTGATTCAGAATTAGAACGTAGTTTGAAAATCTACGGTTCTGATATCGATCGAAATTCACCTTTCTTCAAAGGAAAACGTACAGTACGTGAAGGCGATGTAGTTAAACAGCCCGCTTTAGCTAAAACACTTAAAGGTATTAGAGATAAGGGGCCTAAATATTTCTATAAGGATATTGCTAAAAGTGTATCTAAGCAAGTTGATAGTGAATTAATTGAGAAGGACTTTTCAACATTTAAAACTGAAGAAAAGAAACCAGTATCAACTAAATATTTAAATAATACAATATACTCTGCATCAAATCCTTTAGGTGGGGTTTTAATGTTACAAGGTTTAAAAATTGATGAAAGTGCCAATTCAAATAATGATAGAACAGATTATATCAATGGCATTATTAAATCTCGTGATGTAATGTACCGAAATAGAGATATTGTTAATGGTCAGGAAGCGAATAACGACTCTCACTTATCGGAAAATTATTTATTAGACAATTTAAATAACGTAAATAGTGGCGGAAATGAAATGAATAGTGATTTTGATACGTCATTAGATACGACGAGTACAACTCATTTTGTTGTCATTGATAAGAATGGTAAGCTTGCTAGTACTACAAATACACTATCTAGTTTCTTTGGTTCAGGTAAATTTGTTAAACAAGGTTTCTATATGAACAACTCTTTAACAAACTTCTCAAGTGATCCTAATAGTCCAAACTATGGTGGAAAACATAAAGCACCACGTTCTTATACATCACCATCCATTGTTGTTGGTCCGGATTTCTATATGGGTATTGGTACACCAGGTGGAAACAAAATTCCTACCATCTTAAATGAAGTGTTGATTGACTATTTAAGAGGTGACGGTACTTTACAAGAATCTATTGATAAACCACGTTTTTATAACGATGGTGGTACAGTTTATTATGAGAATGCGACAAGTGATGAAGATATCAATACATTCAAGAGTATGGGATATGGTGTTAAAGAAAAACGTAATGACGCAAACTTTGGTAGTGTTCAAGGTGCAATATATAATAAAAATGATCAAACTGTTGAAATTGGACAAGATGTTGGTAATAGATAA
- a CDS encoding L-lactate dehydrogenase, which produces MARHKIVLIGSGYVGSAFAHAIVAKGLVDEMAIIDIDEDKAKADVWDLNHATPFGDNFVNVHVGQYEDFKDADIVVICASAKLAKGETRLKLLEDNVDIFVPMIQRIVDSGFDGYFVLPSNPVDIMSYVVKRVSNFPKNKIIGSGTSLDTARFQFFLSREFDVAPNQVYAPIIGEHGDSQVAVWSHAQIAGEPVLDLLPSNTNLEAFKTSISNRTTQIGYDIYVRKGTTNFGISLSLVRIVEAILFNKNIIMNVSSYVEGEYGLSDVYIGVPTVINRNGADRIIELALSKEELSQLHHSADIILDYQRQADAIIDQMC; this is translated from the coding sequence ATGGCACGTCATAAAATTGTACTTATTGGAAGTGGTTATGTAGGATCTGCGTTTGCACATGCAATCGTAGCTAAAGGTTTAGTGGATGAGATGGCAATTATAGATATTGATGAGGATAAGGCTAAAGCAGATGTGTGGGATTTAAATCATGCGACTCCATTTGGCGATAACTTCGTAAATGTGCATGTCGGACAGTATGAAGACTTTAAAGACGCTGATATTGTAGTGATTTGTGCAAGTGCTAAACTTGCTAAAGGTGAAACACGTCTTAAGCTACTAGAAGATAATGTAGACATTTTTGTACCAATGATTCAACGCATTGTCGATAGTGGTTTCGATGGCTACTTTGTGTTACCTTCCAATCCCGTTGACATTATGAGTTATGTCGTTAAACGAGTGTCGAATTTTCCTAAAAATAAAATCATTGGTTCAGGCACTTCTTTAGATACTGCGCGTTTCCAATTCTTTTTAAGTCGAGAATTCGATGTAGCACCGAATCAAGTCTATGCACCTATTATTGGTGAACATGGTGATTCACAAGTCGCAGTATGGTCACACGCACAAATTGCAGGTGAACCGGTGTTAGATTTATTACCTTCTAATACGAATTTAGAAGCATTTAAGACTTCCATTTCCAACCGTACAACTCAAATTGGTTACGATATTTATGTTCGAAAAGGCACAACCAATTTCGGAATATCACTAAGTCTAGTTAGAATCGTAGAAGCCATCTTATTTAATAAAAATATCATTATGAATGTTTCAAGTTACGTTGAAGGTGAATATGGGTTGAGTGATGTATATATCGGTGTACCTACCGTTATTAACAGAAATGGTGCCGACCGAATTATTGAATTAGCTCTTTCAAAAGAAGAATTATCACAGCTACATCATTCTGCTGATATCATCTTAGACTATCAGCGACAAGCCGATGCTATCATTGATCAAATGTGCTGA
- a CDS encoding serine dehydratase beta chain, translating to MATKKSYDYQSAFDIIGPVMMGPSSSHTAGAVKIGNAAYAVLGGMQPDKLTIHYYESFAQTHQGHGTDLAIVGGAMGYSTFDSRIKSSLAIAKDQNIEVNIIEEEGDSIGEHPNCAYLVAEGNGRHIEVIGNSIGGGTIKLKRISVEGLDIDFNYGLPILEMDGAANKSEVNHFINDVNELGADIKEEMTQTGDNFSLAVLPLNKALSESTLDQIKEKYSHLNISYIK from the coding sequence ATGGCTACTAAAAAAAGCTACGATTATCAAAGTGCATTTGATATTATTGGCCCTGTTATGATGGGACCTTCAAGTTCTCATACAGCAGGTGCAGTTAAAATTGGTAACGCTGCTTATGCAGTATTAGGTGGTATGCAGCCAGATAAATTAACAATTCATTATTACGAATCCTTTGCTCAAACACATCAAGGACACGGTACAGATTTAGCTATCGTTGGTGGTGCAATGGGCTATAGCACATTCGATAGTCGTATTAAGAGTTCATTAGCAATCGCTAAAGATCAAAACATCGAAGTAAATATTATCGAAGAAGAAGGCGACAGTATCGGTGAGCATCCTAACTGTGCGTATCTTGTTGCAGAAGGAAATGGTCGTCACATCGAAGTAATTGGTAACTCAATTGGTGGCGGTACAATCAAATTAAAACGTATCAGTGTAGAAGGACTAGACATTGATTTTAACTATGGTTTACCTATCCTAGAAATGGATGGAGCGGCAAATAAATCAGAAGTTAATCACTTTATCAATGATGTGAATGAACTTGGTGCAGACATTAAAGAGGAAATGACACAAACGGGCGATAATTTTAGTTTAGCAGTATTACCACTAAACAAAGCATTATCTGAATCAACGTTAGATCAAATTAAAGAAAAATATAGTCACTTAAATATATCCTATATTAAATAG
- a CDS encoding helix-turn-helix transcriptional regulator: MVHMSEAETIKLFKRFAGDTPFNFLQNYRLEQSAKQLMYHHKNVTEVAMDCGFSTTSYFIQNFKQKYSLTPKQFQIKYAKYLK, encoded by the coding sequence ATGGTTCATATGAGCGAAGCGGAGACGATTAAGTTGTTTAAACGATTTGCAGGGGACACGCCATTCAATTTCTTACAAAATTATCGACTAGAGCAAAGTGCTAAGCAACTCATGTATCATCATAAAAATGTGACTGAAGTGGCAATGGATTGTGGATTCTCAACTACAAGTTACTTTATACAAAATTTTAAGCAGAAATATTCACTTACTCCTAAGCAATTTCAAATAAAATATGCAAAGTATTTAAAATAA